The Nitrospirota bacterium genome contains the following window.
TTAGTATTTTCACACAGATAACACCCAGGAGTGCAATTTCTTATGATACCAGTATGTGGGGTGTAAATTATCCTGAATGGGTTGTTCAAAATTATCGAGTCGGCTCTCATTATCGCAGGAATATTTACCGCCCATGGCTCTTTTTTGAGTTTTCACCTGAAGTTACCTGGCCGCAAAATGAGAAAGACGAGAATAATCATAGGAAGCCGACTTATGCTTTAATAGGAACCATTGAAGTACAATTTGGAAAATAAGTAAATAATCCGGGTTAGGGAGGGTTATTTAACAAACATTATTAAGCAGCCTTCTTAACTATCTTTTCTTCTGCTCCCTCAATCTCAACAATAATCTTCTTGGGAGCAGCCGCCTCTGCACATGGCATTGAGATATCGAGAATACCTTCATGATATCCGGCATGAACTTTTGTGGAGTCTACGCCCTCAGGTAATGTAATAGTCCTTATAAAAGAACCGAGTGAGCGTTCCATCATAATATAATCATCTTCTTTAATATCCTTCTCTGACTTACGCTCCCCTTTAATTGTCAATTGATTACCCATAATGGAGATATCCACATCTTTAGGATCAATACCCGGCAGTTCAGCCCTGACCACAAATTTACCCTCTTTATAAAAAGACTCTAAAGCCGGAAAAAATCTCTCCCTTAACATGCCCGGCATCCATCCACCGCTCCGTTCGAAAAAATGAGTAAACAGGTCATCTACATCGCGGCGGAATGATGAAAGCTCAGTAAAGGGATTCCATTTAATTAAAGGTTTCATGGCCAATCACCTCCTTTCCGAGGCACCGTTACCCTCCCTTACCCTTAAGAAGATAACTTAGATAATTCAATAGGTTATGCCCTCAGAATACCTATTATTTAACACCCGGAAATGGTAAAGTCAAGACCCCTTGTATTTCCTAAAATTAGTTTGATTGGTTTACTGACCACTTTCCACTATCCACTGTCTTTAACCTCCTCATACCATGCCATTTGAATTGCCTCAAGGATTCCTTCATTGGATTTTTTGGG
Protein-coding sequences here:
- a CDS encoding Hsp20/alpha crystallin family protein, with the translated sequence MKPLIKWNPFTELSSFRRDVDDLFTHFFERSGGWMPGMLRERFFPALESFYKEGKFVVRAELPGIDPKDVDISIMGNQLTIKGERKSEKDIKEDDYIMMERSLGSFIRTITLPEGVDSTKVHAGYHEGILDISMPCAEAAAPKKIIVEIEGAEEKIVKKAA